The DNA sequence CGGTATCGGTTTGTACCTGCTCGTCCACGTACCTGGCTCGCTCTGGGGCGGATGGAATCGCGGTGACTTCGAGACTCTCGCCTGTTCCGTCCTGTGCGCGTTGCACGTGATCTACACCGCAAAGTTTTCGCGCCGCTCGCAAGCCCTGGTGCTCGCCTGGACGCAGGTCGGCGTCACCGGTGTCGTTTCAGCTCTCATCACCGTCTTCCTCCCTGCTCCCCATGGATTTCAAACCACATGGGCCGGACTTCAGCGGATCGACGTCCTCGTCGCCCTCGCTTTCATGGTCTGTCTCACGACCGTCTTTTGCTTCTGGGCGATGAGCGCCATGCAGCGGTACCTTTCCGCGACAGAAGCTTCCGTGGTTTATAGCTTCGAACCCGTTGTCGCTACTCTGGTCGGCGTCTATTGGGTCGGAGAAGAGTTCCTGCCATCTCAGTTCGCTGGTGCCGTGCTGATTCTTTTCGCCATCATCACCGCCGAAGTCCTGCCCCGCCTGCTAGCCCGCTTTCGTCCAGAAGAACTGGCCGAATCTGCAGCGGATTAACTTTCTTACCTCACTGCAAAGTACTTGGATACAACGCTAAGATGTAGGCGGCTCGTGCCAGAATTGGACCGAGGAAAGCGGTAATCGGTTGTGAAGAGAATGAGCCTGATAGGAAACATCATGAAGCATCTCGCCTTAATTTCGCTCTTGCTGGTCCCAATGGCATCTTTCGCGGGCACGAAACCGGCCCATCCTGAAATGCTCGTGTCTACTGACTGGCTGGCCAATCACCTAACGGAGAAGAATCTTGTCGTCGTACACATCGGGCCGAAAGTCGCCGAGTACGACGAGGGCCACATCCCTGGTGCGCGCTTCCTTCCCACCGAGAAAATTGCCGCCGAAAAGAGTTCCGTTAAAAACGAACTGCTCGCCACCGAGCAACTGGTCGTGAACCTCGAAGCGCTCGGCATCAGCAATAAATCGCGCGTCGTCATCTACACCGGCCCTGAGACCGCCACCCACGCCACTCGTCTCTACTGGACACTCGACTACCTCGGCATCGCCAAGAAGGCCTCTCTCCTCGATGGCGGACTCGCCAAGTGGAAATCAGAAAACCGTCCGCTGTCCAAAGAAGCAACCATCGTCGCCAAGCGTGGTGTGATCAGGCCGAAGCTCCAACCGAAACTCATCGCTCACCTCGACGACGTCACTGCCGCCAGCCAGAATAAGTCCCAGGCCGTTCTCGTCGACTCCCGCCCCGAAAACCGCTATCACGAAGGCCATATCCCCGGAGCCATGCCGCTCTTCTGGGGACACACTGTGGCTTCTGCGTCGCGTACCGATTTCCTCAATCTGGACGACATCCGCAAAGCCTACGAGAGTGCCGGCATCAAGCCCGGTTCCAAACTCATCACTTACTGCGAGAGTGGTTTCCAGGCTACGCACGGTTACTTCACCGCGAAGTATCTTGGCTACGACGTAAAGATGTATGACGGCTCGTTCCAGGAGTGGAACGATCTGAAGAAACAGCCTGTTGTCACCGGGGACAAGCCCCAATAGCTCACGGCAGCATCAGTTGCCACGAAACGCCGAAGCGGTCGTTGACCCACGCAAACAGCCGGCTGAAGCCGTAGTTGCCCAGTGGCATCAACTCGCCACCGCCGCTCGCCAGTTCGGCGGACAGCTTCTTGATCTGTGCTTCGTCTTCGCAGGTTACGAACATCGAAAGCGACGGCGTAAACGTGAACCCGTGCTTCACGAAGCTGTCGGAACAAAGGACCGTTTGGCCCGCGATCACAAACGACGCAATCATCACGGTCCCTTCTGGGCCGGGTTGGCCTGGACCGTACTTCACCATTTCCGTCACTTTGCCGTCGGCAAAAAGCGAAATGTAGAAGTTCATCGCCTCTTCCGCCCTTCCCTCGAACATCAGGAACGGCCTGACAGTTGTTGACATCCGTCATCCCCCACGCGTGAGTTGAATTAACATAACGGCGTGCTCCGTAGCTTACACGATTACATCAAGCGTCACGCCTTGCTCAAGCCGGGCGACCGCGTCGGTGTAGCCGTTTCCGGAGGAGCTGATTCCGTTGCTCTCCTCCGCTGGTTTCTCGACTTCCGCGCTGAACTCGGCGTCGTGCTCTCCGTGGTGCACTTCAACCACAATCTTCGCGGAGACGAATCCCGTGGCGACGAACAGTTTGTCTCCGACCTCGCCCGGAACTTCGACCTCCCGTTCCATCGCGCCGAAGCCGACACCCGAACCTACGCCCGCGAAAAAGAACTCTCCATCGAAGCCGCCGCCCGGGAACTTCGCTACAAGTTTTTCGGGACGCTGATCAAAGACGGCATGCTCGACAAAGTCGGCACCGCCCACACACTCGACGACCAGGCCGAAACCGTCCTGCTCCGCATCTTCCGCGGTACCGGCACCAGCGGACTCGCCGGCATCCTGCCGAAGCTCAAAGTCGGCAATGGCGCGATCATCCGCCCCCTTCTCAGCACCCGTCGCGCCGACGTGCTCCAGCACCTTGCCGAATGGAATCAAACCTGGCGCGAAGACTCCACGAATACCGAAACCACCTTCACCCGCAACCGCGTCCGGCACCAACTCATTCCGTTCCTCGAACAGAGCTTCAATCCCGAGATCGACGAAGCCCTCTCCAACCTCGCCGAGATCGCCCGCGCCGAAGACGAGTTCTGGTCCGCACAAACCGCCGACGCCTTCATGAAGTGCTTCCGAAACGGAGCCCTCCTCATTGA is a window from the Terriglobales bacterium genome containing:
- a CDS encoding DMT family transporter, translated to MLRTRRQHMIAVVTIALVAIIFGCGFAAMQTLLRGGLSVGASISVRFLLGLLGLSVFLKWKRVQFDRVSFRDGVVLGLILVGIFWLQTDGLRFTTTAKSGLITSLYVPLTPVILVFMGQRVKLSHGFAALVAGIGLYLLVHVPGSLWGGWNRGDFETLACSVLCALHVIYTAKFSRRSQALVLAWTQVGVTGVVSALITVFLPAPHGFQTTWAGLQRIDVLVALAFMVCLTTVFCFWAMSAMQRYLSATEASVVYSFEPVVATLVGVYWVGEEFLPSQFAGAVLILFAIITAEVLPRLLARFRPEELAESAAD
- a CDS encoding sulfurtransferase, translated to MKHLALISLLLVPMASFAGTKPAHPEMLVSTDWLANHLTEKNLVVVHIGPKVAEYDEGHIPGARFLPTEKIAAEKSSVKNELLATEQLVVNLEALGISNKSRVVIYTGPETATHATRLYWTLDYLGIAKKASLLDGGLAKWKSENRPLSKEATIVAKRGVIRPKLQPKLIAHLDDVTAASQNKSQAVLVDSRPENRYHEGHIPGAMPLFWGHTVASASRTDFLNLDDIRKAYESAGIKPGSKLITYCESGFQATHGYFTAKYLGYDVKMYDGSFQEWNDLKKQPVVTGDKPQ
- a CDS encoding VOC family protein; protein product: MSTTVRPFLMFEGRAEEAMNFYISLFADGKVTEMVKYGPGQPGPEGTVMIASFVIAGQTVLCSDSFVKHGFTFTPSLSMFVTCEDEAQIKKLSAELASGGGELMPLGNYGFSRLFAWVNDRFGVSWQLMLP
- the tilS gene encoding tRNA lysidine(34) synthetase TilS yields the protein MLRSLHDYIKRHALLKPGDRVGVAVSGGADSVALLRWFLDFRAELGVVLSVVHFNHNLRGDESRGDEQFVSDLARNFDLPFHRAEADTRTYAREKELSIEAAARELRYKFFGTLIKDGMLDKVGTAHTLDDQAETVLLRIFRGTGTSGLAGILPKLKVGNGAIIRPLLSTRRADVLQHLAEWNQTWREDSTNTETTFTRNRVRHQLIPFLEQSFNPEIDEALSNLAEIARAEDEFWSAQTADAFMKCFRNGALLIDELLKLPVALQRRVLRLAAMQRGAQLDFLHSERILDLVTSKSREQRIVELPNSFRAILSANDLRFETAAAQAKNCGYSYNLPIPGEVAIPELRILLRAKVVTDAATPTDYNGDRRLALDQLASHLVVRNWRPGDRFWPAHTRSEKKVKELLQERHLASREKSLWPVAVSGESIVWMRGFPVSSTLAARGGVAVEIEELPLSPDA